From a single Fusobacterium sp. IOR10 genomic region:
- the uvrC gene encoding excinuclease ABC subunit UvrC — MEIKNYNIPKLPGVYLMKNNNKVIYVGKAKNLQKRVYSYFFLDHKDEKTKNLVRNIEDIETIICNSEVDAFILENNLIKKYSPKYNIQLKDEKTYPYIKISKEKFPKISIIRTTKLLNPKTGYYFGPYPNGAWKLKETMVKLFKIRDCNRDMNKKFNRPCLKYYMKFCSGPCVFKDIEKEYNEKVNFSKEILNGKGKKIIKELDTLMKLSAENMEFEKAIVYREQKKEIEETVNNQVSQYGKGIDEDVFCMAKDGSRIFICILNMREGKILGKNSITLSLNGKIESNIFQNVVRGFYTNHPIPNSIVFQYEYKENQALLEEWLRIKKGKKIQLNFPLRGGRRKSILNMAYLNLNKDIISFYNKKNIIEESMSKLYNGLNLKRYPRKIECFDISNIQGKDAVASMSVSIEGRASKKDYRKYKINSKDTPDDFQMMKEVIERRYSKLKKEDFPDIILIDGGLGQINSVGQILESIGRDNISDLLSIAKKEELIYKYKEKEPYKFSQSDETLKILIRARDEAHRFGITYHRKLRKKRIIKSELDDIEGIGEKRRNKLLRYFGSVEGIRNSSVEEISKIIPLKIAEKIIEKLKNTDNN, encoded by the coding sequence TTGGAAATAAAAAATTATAATATTCCTAAATTACCAGGAGTATATTTAATGAAGAACAATAATAAGGTAATTTATGTTGGAAAGGCAAAAAATTTACAAAAAAGAGTTTATTCCTATTTTTTTTTAGATCACAAGGATGAAAAAACTAAAAATTTAGTTAGAAATATAGAGGATATAGAGACAATTATTTGTAACAGTGAAGTGGATGCTTTTATTTTAGAAAATAATTTAATAAAAAAATATTCTCCAAAATACAACATTCAACTAAAGGATGAAAAAACATATCCATATATAAAAATTTCCAAGGAAAAATTTCCAAAAATATCAATTATAAGAACAACAAAATTATTAAACCCAAAAACTGGTTATTATTTTGGCCCTTATCCAAATGGAGCTTGGAAATTAAAAGAGACAATGGTTAAGTTGTTTAAAATAAGAGATTGCAATAGGGATATGAATAAAAAATTCAACAGACCCTGTTTAAAATATTATATGAAATTTTGTAGTGGTCCTTGTGTTTTTAAAGATATAGAAAAAGAATATAATGAAAAAGTTAATTTTTCAAAGGAAATTTTAAATGGGAAGGGAAAAAAAATAATAAAAGAGTTAGATACTCTTATGAAATTATCAGCTGAAAATATGGAATTTGAAAAGGCAATAGTATATAGAGAACAAAAGAAAGAAATAGAAGAAACAGTTAATAATCAAGTTTCCCAGTATGGAAAGGGAATAGATGAAGATGTATTTTGTATGGCAAAGGATGGAAGTAGAATATTTATTTGTATATTAAATATGAGGGAAGGTAAAATTTTAGGAAAAAATTCCATAACCCTAAGTTTAAATGGAAAAATAGAAAGTAATATATTTCAAAATGTTGTTAGGGGTTTTTATACAAATCATCCAATACCAAATAGTATTGTTTTTCAATATGAATATAAAGAAAATCAAGCTTTATTAGAGGAATGGCTTAGAATAAAAAAAGGTAAAAAAATTCAATTGAATTTTCCATTAAGGGGAGGAAGAAGAAAAAGTATTCTTAATATGGCCTATTTAAATTTAAATAAAGATATAATTAGTTTCTATAATAAAAAAAATATTATAGAAGAATCAATGTCAAAACTATATAATGGACTAAATTTAAAGAGGTATCCTAGAAAAATAGAATGTTTTGATATTTCCAATATCCAAGGAAAGGATGCAGTTGCTTCAATGAGTGTTTCAATTGAAGGAAGGGCTTCAAAAAAAGATTATAGGAAATATAAAATTAATTCCAAAGACACACCTGATGATTTTCAAATGATGAAAGAGGTTATAGAAAGAAGATATTCTAAACTAAAAAAAGAGGATTTTCCAGATATAATATTAATTGATGGGGGATTAGGTCAAATAAATTCAGTTGGACAAATATTAGAGTCAATAGGTAGGGATAATATTTCTGATTTATTAAGTATTGCTAAAAAGGAAGAATTAATTTATAAGTATAAGGAAAAGGAACCATATAAGTTTTCCCAATCAGATGAAACTTTAAAAATTTTAATAAGAGCCCGTGATGAAGCACATAGATTTGGAATTACTTATCATAGAAAACTTAGAAAAAAAAGAATTATAAAAAGTGAATTAGATGATATTGAGGGAATAGGGGAAAAAAGAAGAAATAAATTATTAAGGTATTTTGGTTCTGTGGAGGGAATAAGAAATTCCAGTGTGGAAGAGATATCTAAAATAATCCCTTTGAAGATTGCAGAAAAAATAATTGAAAAATTAAAAAATACAGATAATAATTAG
- a CDS encoding PP2C family protein-serine/threonine phosphatase, producing the protein MAIYLTILILIGIFIFLLKNQEKESIITIEKILKSLKDKKFYEKIPQELKEQYIETLKKIIKQDLELDNSLEELREYRKELEVTYNSLFEKSKKLEYSNQILETRVTNLSNINALSRTVLSIIELEHIINIILDAYFVLTGAKKVSLYLWENGKLTNKQIRGSINFKGEISYSEDILNKFTYQDYKKIYEDLKKGFALEKDEIVITSPLLVKGKEFGVIFIIEDKNKFTDSDEETISALTIQVAIAINNAKIYADLRIKERISQELEVAARIQQKIIPKNIKEIYGLRIANYFNPAKEVGGDYYDYNVLDEENFSITIADVSGKGVPAAFLMALGRSILKTLEIQHINPSKNMKKLNSIIYPDITEDMFITMMHTNFNYRTKILTYSNAGHTPLIVYKAKKDKVEFITVKGVAIGFLSEYNYRQGELKLDKGDIVIYYTDGITEAENPNKELFGFDRLKEVVYNNKNNDVEVIKKNILNEIEIFCKGYQQVDDITFVVIKNTEENKGEIDEK; encoded by the coding sequence ATGGCAATATACTTAACTATATTAATTTTAATTGGGATATTTATTTTTCTTTTGAAAAATCAAGAGAAGGAAAGTATTATTACAATTGAAAAAATTTTAAAAAGTTTAAAAGATAAAAAATTCTATGAAAAAATACCACAAGAATTAAAGGAACAGTACATAGAAACTTTGAAGAAAATTATCAAGCAAGACTTAGAGTTGGATAATTCCCTAGAAGAGCTTAGGGAATATAGAAAAGAATTGGAAGTTACATATAATTCTTTGTTTGAAAAATCTAAAAAATTAGAATATAGTAATCAAATACTAGAAACAAGAGTAACAAATCTTTCCAATATAAATGCCCTATCAAGAACAGTGCTTTCAATAATAGAATTAGAGCATATTATAAATATAATTTTAGATGCTTATTTTGTACTAACAGGGGCAAAGAAAGTTTCCTTATATCTATGGGAAAATGGAAAATTAACCAACAAACAAATAAGAGGTAGTATTAATTTTAAAGGTGAAATTTCTTATTCAGAGGATATATTAAATAAATTTACATATCAAGATTATAAAAAAATATATGAGGATTTGAAAAAAGGATTTGCTTTGGAAAAGGATGAAATTGTAATAACTTCTCCCCTTTTAGTTAAAGGAAAAGAATTTGGTGTTATTTTTATAATAGAGGATAAAAACAAGTTTACAGATAGTGATGAAGAAACAATTTCAGCTTTAACTATTCAAGTTGCAATAGCTATTAATAATGCTAAAATTTATGCAGATTTAAGAATTAAAGAAAGAATTTCTCAAGAATTAGAAGTTGCAGCTAGAATTCAACAAAAAATAATACCTAAAAATATCAAAGAAATATATGGTCTTAGAATAGCAAATTATTTCAATCCTGCAAAGGAAGTTGGAGGAGACTATTATGATTATAATGTTTTAGATGAAGAGAATTTTTCAATAACAATTGCAGATGTTAGTGGGAAAGGTGTTCCAGCAGCATTTTTAATGGCCTTGGGAAGATCCATATTGAAAACTTTAGAAATTCAACATATAAATCCATCTAAAAATATGAAAAAATTAAACAGCATCATTTATCCAGATATAACAGAGGATATGTTTATAACAATGATGCATACAAACTTCAACTATAGAACAAAAATATTAACTTATTCAAATGCTGGACATACACCTCTTATTGTATACAAGGCTAAAAAGGATAAAGTTGAGTTTATAACAGTAAAGGGAGTAGCTATAGGATTTTTATCTGAATACAATTATAGACAAGGGGAATTAAAATTAGATAAGGGAGATATAGTTATTTATTATACAGATGGTATAACAGAGGCAGAGAATCCTAACAAAGAATTATTTGGATTTGATAGGTTGAAAGAAGTTGTCTATAACAATAAAAATAATGATGTTGAAGTTATAAAGAAAAATATATTAAATGAAATTGAAATATTTTGTAAAGGTTATCAACAGGTTGATGACATAACTTTTGTAGTAATAAAGAATACAGAAGAAAATAAAGGGGAGATAGATGAAAAATAA